A stretch of the Medicago truncatula cultivar Jemalong A17 chromosome 5, MtrunA17r5.0-ANR, whole genome shotgun sequence genome encodes the following:
- the LOC11407898 gene encoding urea-proton symporter DUR3, producing MASSSQCPPFEFSSKYYHENGGGCVRQASFFEGKPVLNQGVGYSIILGFGAFFALFTSFLVWLEKRYVGSRHTSEWFNTAGRNVKTGLIASVIVSQWTWAATILQSSNVAWEYGVSGPFWYASGATIQVMLFGIMAIEIKRKAPYAHTVCEIVKARWGTSAHIVFLFFCFMTNIIVTAMLLLGGSAVVNALTGVNIYAASFLIPLGVIVYTLAGGLKATFLASYIHSVIVHVVLVIFVYLVYTSSSELGSPSVVYNRLLEVASKTRTCQDPISHHGQSCGPVSGNHKGSYLTMLSSGGLVFGIINIVGNFGTVFVDNGYWVSAIAARPSSTHKGYLLGGLVWFAVPFSLATSLGLGALALDLPLNESEAGRGLVPPATAVALMGKGGSILLLTMLFMAVTSAGSSELIAVSSLCTYDIYRTYINPNASGKKILRVSRMVVLGFGCFMGLLAVILNKAGVSLGWMYLAMGVLIGSAVIPIAFMLLWRKANAIGAILGTVFGCVLGIITWLSVTKIEYGKINLDTSGRNAPMLAGNLVSILTGGVVHAVCSMLWPQNYDWSTTKQITVVEKEKTDLPAEEFKEEKLTRAKVWIVKWGIGFTVLIVILWPILSLPAGEFSKGYFFFWAVIAIGWGTIGSAVIIALPIIESWDTIQTVILGMFTNDRLVEKVDELNFKLHTIIQAIPEAERLYLLEKEKTKKLEASEQQSVSIPM from the exons ATGGCTTCTTCATCACAGTGTCCACCCTTTGAATTTTCTAGCAAATACTATCATGAAAATGGAGGTGGATGTGTGAGACAAGCAAGTTTCTTTGAAGGCAAACCTGTGCTTAATCAAGGAGTTGGATACTCTATCATCCTTGGTTTTGGTGCTTTCTTTgctctcttcacctctttcttg GTATGGCTAGAGAAGAGGTATGTTGGGTCCCGGCACACCTCGGAATGGTTCAATACAGCAGGAAGAAATGTTAAGACAGGACTCATTGCTAGTGTCATAGTGTCTCAG TGGACTTGGGCTGCTACAATCCTGCAAAGCTCTAATGTTGCTTGGGAGTACGGGGTTAGTGGACCTTTCTGGTATGCTAGTGGAGCTACCATCCAG GTAATGTTATTTGGAATTATGGCTATAGAGATTAAAAGAAAGGCTCCGTATGCTCATACTGTGTGTGAAATTGTCAAAGCTCG TTGGGGGACTTCGGCACACATTGTGTTCCTTTTCTTCTGCTTCATGACAAATATAATTGTAACGGCTATGTTACTTCTCGGTGGTTCTGCTGTTGTAAATGCATTAACTGGAGTCAACATTTATGCTGCTAGCTTTCTAATACCACTTGGAGTAATTGTCTATACACTAGCCGGTGGACTCAAGGCCACATTCTTAGCAAGCTATATACATTCTGTCATAG tgCATGTTGTTTTGGTCATTTTTGTGTACCTGGTCTATACTTCCAGCAGTGAGCTTGGTAGTCCGAGTGTTGTTTACAATCGCTTGCTCGAAGTTGCAAGCAAAACAAGAACATGCCAAGATCCCATATCACATCATGGGCAATCTTGTGGTCCTGTTAGTGGAAATCACAAAGGCTCTTACTTAACAATGCTCAGTTCAGGTGGCTTAGTTTTTGGGATTATTAACATTGTTGGCAACTTCGGCACCGTGTTTGTTGACAAT GGCTATTGGGTGAGTGCTATTGCAGCAAGGCCTTCATCAACTCACAAGGGCTACTTGTTGGGAGGCTTGGTCTGGTTTGCAGTGCCATTTTCTTTGGCTACATCACTTGGTTTGGGAGCACTAGCCCTAGATTTACCACTAAATGAAAGTGAGGCAGGTCGTGGACTTGTCCCCCCAGCTACTGCTGTAGCCTTGATGGGGAAAGGTGGATCCATTCTTCTACTTACCATGCTTTTTAT GGCAGTGACTTCTGCTGGTTCATCAGAGCTAATTGCCGTGTCCTCATTATGCACATATGATATCTACAGAACTTACATAAACCCTAATGCAAGTGGAAAGAAAATCCTCAGAGTATCAAGGATGGTTGTCCTAGGGTTTGGATGTTTCATGGGACTGTTAGCAGTTATACTAAACAAAGCAGGAGTCTCTTTAGGATGGATGTACCTTGCAATGGGAGTTTTGATCGGTTCAGCAGTTATTCCTATTGCTTTCATGCTTCTATGGAGAAAAGCAAATGCAATTGGAGCAATTCTTGGAACAGTATTTGGTTGTGTTCTTGGAATAATCACATGGTTGTCTGTTACAAAGATAGAATATGGAAAGATAAACCTTGATACAAGTGGAAGAAATGCACCAATGCTTGCTGGAAACCTTGTTTCTATACTAACTGGAGGAGTTGTTCATGCTGTTTGTAGCATGTTGTGGCCTCAGAACTATGATTGGAGTACTACCAAACAAATTACTGTGGTTGAAAAGGAAAAGACTGATTTGCCAGCGGAAgagtttaaagaagaaaagttAACAAGGGCTAAAGTTTGGATTGTGAAATGGGGTATTGGCTTCACTGTTTTGATAGTTATACTATGGCCTATTCTTTCCCTCCCTGCAG GGGAGTTCAGCAAAGGGTACTTTTTTTTCTGGGCTGTGATTGCTATAGGATGGGGTACTATAGGTTCTGCTGTGATAATTGCTTTGCCAATAATAGAGAGCTGGGATACCATCCAAACTGTTATTCTAGGAATGTTTACAAATGACAGACTCGTGGAAAAGGTGGATGAGTTAAATTTCAAGTTGCATACAATCATACAGGCAATTCCAGAAGCAGAGAGACTTTACTTgcttgaaaaggaaaaaaccaaaaaattagaaGCCTCAGAGCAACAATCTGTTTCAATTCCTATGTAA
- the LOC25494580 gene encoding formin-like protein 14, which produces MSLLSRFFYKRPPDGLLEFIDRVYVFDSCFSTEALPDGMYQLYLHEIVTELHEEFPESSFLAFNFRDGEKRSNFAEIMCDYDVIVMDYPKNYEGCPLLPLSLIQHFLRVCESWLLLGNHQNVILFHCERGGWPLLAFLLASLLIFRRVHSGERRTLEMVHREAPKGLLQLLSPLNPQPSQLRYIQYVARRNIAPEWPPPERALSLDCVILRGIPSFDSSNGCRPMFRIFGRNLLSRGGLSTQMIYNMHKKKHLRHYSQVDCDVIKIDIQCLVQGDVVLECVHLDLDPEREVMMFRVMFNTAFIRSNILMLNTENLDILWDSKERYPKGFRAEVLFGEVENISPQRAPTETAILNGEEKGGLPIEAFSRVQELFSGVEWVDSGDAAAVWLLRQLTVLNEAKEFSRMQGKGSWFSSPADSEEENNGSSIADSSDEAFDVTPKSSAVPSKLLTSDTPDLDHLAFENNGGNCVNLTSRMPDQLLTDNVSPPHHTGGSPLGCNTDNASGPPPPAPPPMTSNASSASTFHSSPLPGPVHTSSVPLPPPPPPPPGFAPIGSAPPPPPPPPTFPTRIGLTPPPPPPPPPPVPSQTGSAPLPPPPPPVPLQTGSAPPPPPPPPVSLRTVSAPPPPPPPPVPLRTGSAPPPPPPPPPGSTRTGSVPPPPPPPPPGSTQTTSAPPPPPPPPGSARTGSAPPPPPPPPPPGSTRTGTAPPPPPPPPGSTRTGSAPPPPPGSTRTGSAPPPPPPPPGSTRTGSAPPPPPPPPGSTRTGLGPPPPPPPPGPPRTGSAPPPPPPPGPPRPGSAPPPPPPPGPPRPGSAPPPPPPPGSGRTGSAPPAPQPPNAPPPPPGRGSLPAPPPIAGRAPGVPPPPGKASLATTNVGRGRGTGTTGIAVKKTLLKPLHWVKVSRAVQGSLWADSQKQDNSSRAPDIDISELETLFSAASISDGNSTKGGVRRGPNINKPEKVQLVDLRRAYNCEIMLSKIKIPLPDMLNAVLALDSCVLDIDQVENLIKFCPTKEEMEILKNYTGNKDMLGKCEQFFMELMKVPRIESKLRVFAFKITFSGQVSDLRKNLNTINDATREVKESVKLRQIMQTILTLGNALNQGTARGSAVGFKLDSLLKLSDTRARNNKMTLMHYLCKLLAEKMPELIDFDKDLVHLEAASKIQLKALAEEMQAVHKGLEKVEQELTASENDGSISSGFRKVLKNFLDFAEADVRSLISLYADVGRNADSLSKYFGEDPARCPFEQVTQILVVFVKTFNKSREENERLADAEKKKLEKEAMKEKTANNTHSRKDVVR; this is translated from the exons ATGTCTCTTCTCAGCAGATTCTTCTACAAAAGACCCCCAGATGGTTTACTCGAATTCATTGACAGAGTTTACG ttttcgATTCATGTTTTTCTACTGAAGCATTACCAGATGGAATGTACCAGCTATATCTTCACGAAATCGTGACTGAATTACATGAAGAGTTTCCAGAATCATCCTTTCTAGCGTTCAATTTTCGCGACGGCGAAAAGCGAAGCAATTTCGCTGAAATAATGtgtgattatgatgttattgTTATGGATTATCCAAAAAACTATGAGGGTTGTCCTCTTTTGCCACTTTCACTTATTCAGCATTTTCTTCGTGTTTGTGAGAGTTGGCTTTTGCTTGGTAATCATCAAAATGTGATTTTGTTTCATTGTGAAAGAGGGGGTTGGCCACTTTTGGCTTTTTTGTTGGcaagtttgttgatttttagaaGGGTTCATAGTGGTGAACGTAGGACACTTGAAATGGTTCATAGAGAAGCACCTAAGGGTTTGTTGCAGTTGTTGTCACCTTTGAATCCACAGCCTTCACAGCTTCGGTATATTCAATATGTTGCGAGGAGGAACATTGCGCCGGAGTGGCCTCCTCCTGAGAGAGCATTGTCTTTGGATTGTGTTATACTTAGGGGAATTCCTAGCTTTGATTCATCTAATGGATGTAGGCCGATGTTTAGGATTTTTGGCAGGAATTTGCTTAGTAGAGGCGGACTTTCTACTCAGATGATTTATAACATGCATAAGAAGAAGCATTTGAGGCATTATAGTCAG GTAGACTGTGATGTGATTAAGATTGATATTCAATGTTTAGTGCAAGGAGATGTGGTTCTGGAGTGTGTCCATTTGGATTTGGATCCGGAAAGGGAAGTGATGATGTTTCGTGTGATGTTCAATACGGCGTTTATTCGATCAAATATACTGATGCTGAACACTGAAAACTTGGATATTCTTTGGGACTCGAAGGAGCGGTATCCGAAAGGCTTCAGGGCTGAG GTTTTATTTGGGGAGGTTGAAAACATAAGTCCTCAGAGAGCTCCGACGGAAACAGCCATTTTGAATGGTGAGGAGAAAGGTGGATTACCTATTGAAGCATTTTCAAGAGTTCAAGAACTTTTTAGTGGAGTGGAATGGGTTGACAGTGGTGATGCTGCGGCAGTGTGGCTGCTTAGACAGCTTACTGTCTTAAATGAAGCCAAAGAGTTTTCGAGGATGCAAGGTAAAGGAAGTTGGTTTTCGTCACCAGCTGActctgaagaagaaaataatggaTCAAGTATTGCTGATAGTTCAGATGAAGCCTTTGATGTTACTCCCAAATCTTCTGCTGTTCCTTCAAAATTATTGACATCTGACACCCCTGATTTGGATCATTTAGCTTTTGAAAACAATGGTGGAAATTGTGTAAATCTCACTTCTAGAATGCCTGATCAGTTATTGACTGATAATGTTTCACCACCTCATCATACCGGTGGTTCCCCTCTAGGTTGTAACACTGATAATGCTTCTGGTCCACCTCCACCCGCTCCCCCGCCCATGACCAGCAATGCTAGCAGTGCTTCAACATTTCATTCATCTCCTCTACCAGGACCTGTCCATACAAGTTCAGTCCCATTACCTCCACCCCCACCACCTCCTCCAGGATTTGCTCCCATAGGTTCAGCCCCaccacctccacctccacctcctACATTTCCCACACGAATAGGTTTAACCCCGCcgccaccaccacctcctcctcctccagtTCCATCACAGACAGGTTCAGCTCCGCTacctccaccacctcctccagTTCCGCTGCAAACAGGTTCAGCtccaccacctccaccacctcctccagTTTCTCTGCGAACAGTTTCAGCCCCTCCacctccaccacctcctccagTTCCTCTGCGAACAGGTTCAGCCCCGCCacctccaccacctcctcctccagGTTCTACACGAACAGGATCAGTCCCACCACCTCCACCCCCACCGCCTCCAGGCTCTACACAAACAACATCAGCCccaccacctccaccaccaccgccAGGTTCTGCACGAACTGGTTCAGCCccaccacctccaccaccaccaccacctccaggTTCTACACGAACAGGTACAGCCCCACCACCTCCGCCACCACCTCCAGGTTCTACACGAACAGGTTCAGCCCCACCACCTCCTCCAGGTTCTACACGAACAGGTTCTGCCCCACCACCTCCGCCACCTCCTCCAGGTTCTACACGAACAGGATCTGCCCCACCACCTCCGCCACCTCCTCCAGGTTCTACACGAACAGGATTAGGCccaccacctccaccacctcctccagGTCCTCCACGAACAGGTTCAGCCCCACCACCTCCGCCTCCTCCAGGTCCTCCTCGACCAGGTTCAGCCCCACCACCTCCGCCTCCTCCAGGTCCTCCTCGACCAGGTTCAGCCCCACCACCTCCACCTCCTCCAGGATCTGGACGAACAGGTTCAGCTCCGCCAGCACCTCAGCCTCCTAATGCTCCTCCTCCACCACCTGGTCGTGGCTCATTGCCGGCACCTCCACCTATTGCAGGCAGAGCCCCTGGCGTGCCTCCACCACCAGGCAAAGCTTCTCTAGCAACAACAAATGTGGGAAGAGGTCGTGGTACTGGTACGACTGGTATTGCTGTTAAAAAAACTTTGTTAAAGCCTCTGCATTGGGTGAAAGTTTCTCGAGCAGTGCAAGGGAGTTTATGGGCTGATTCACAGAAACAAGACAATAGTTCAAG GGCCCCTGACATAGACATATCAGAACTTGAGACCCTGTTTTCAGCAGCATCTATTTCTGACGGAAATAGTACTAAAGGTGGAGTTCGGCGTGGTCCTAATATTAATAAACCTGAGAAAGTACAATTG GTTGACTTGCGTAGAGCATATAATTGTGAAATAATGCtctctaaaatcaaaattccttTGCCAGATATGCTT AACGCAGTTTTGGCATTGGATTCTTGTGTTCTGGATATTGATCAGGTTGAGAATCTCATCAAGTTCTGTCCCACAAAGGAAGAGATGGAGATACTGAAG AACTATACTGGGAACAAGGATATGCTTGGGAAGTGTGAGCAG TTTTTCATGGAGCTGATGAAGGTTCCACGAATAGAATCCAAGTTAAGGGTGTTTGCTTTTAAAATCACCTTTTCTGGTCAG GTGAGCGATTTAAGGAAAAATTTGAATACAATCAACGATGCAACCAGAGAG GTCAAAGAATCGGTAAAATTGCGTCAAATAATGCAAACTATTCTTACATTGGGCAATGCTTTGAATCAGGGAACAGCACGAG GTTCAGCAGTAGGATTCAAATTGGACAGCCTTCTCAAATTATCTGATACCCGTGCAAGAAATAACAAAATGACTTTAATGCATTATTTGTGTAAG CTTCTTGCTGAAAAAATGCCAGAATTGATAGATTTTGACAAGGATCTTGTCCATTTGGAAGCTGCTTCTAAG ATCCAACTAAAAGCATTAGCTGAAGAAATGCAAGCTGTGCATAAAGGTTTAGAGAAAGTTGAGCAAGAACTCACTGCTTCTGAAAATGATGGTTCTATATCTTCAGGATTTCGCAAG GTGTTGAAGAATTTTCTTGACTTTGCCGAAGCTGATGTGAGGTCACTTATATCATTGTATGCCGATGTG GGAAGAAATGCCGATTCTTTGTCCAAATACTTTGGGGAGGATCCAGCTAGGTGCCCCTTTGAACAAG TGACACAAATACTTGTTGTCTTTGTAAAGACCTTCAACAAGTCAAGGGAGGAGAATGAAAGGCTAGCAGATGctgagaaaaagaaattagagaAAGAAGCCATGAAGGAAAAGACAGCAAATAACACACATTCTAGAAAAGACGTGGTTCGATAG